The Desulfonatronospira thiodismutans ASO3-1 DNA segment GCACTTCTTCCCGGATATCTTCAACACTGGCGTGAAATGCATTGTGATAAGGCGTAATATCTCTTAACAGCTGGGTAATTTCCGGGTTGTCAATGCGAAAATCAGCCATCCAGCGTCCAAAGGCACAGGCCGTGGCGTCTTCACCGCCTTCGAAATCAACTCCTGTAAGCAGATACCGGCCAATATTATCCATAAGTGCATAATGATCCCCTTCAAAATCCTGGAGCCGCCCCACGAACTGGTTGGTGTTCAGGATACCTATATCGTCCAGTTCTCTGGACATGTCCAGAAACTCATTGTTCACTTCGGCCCATCTCTGAAGTTGCGGATCAAAGTCCCGCCATATAGCTGCTTCCTGTTCTGTCTGGGGCAGAGGTTCAAAAACCTCCAAAGCTCGCTGATAAGCACTTCTGGCCTCCTGGATGTTTTCATACTGGGCTTGTCTCTCATCCATGGAAATATTCGGATTTAAAAGGGTCCTGAAGGCTACACTGAAAGTCTCGAACTCCTTTTCCACCTGGCGCAGGCTGTCGATACTGGGCAGGCGCACCTGGCCGATCTCCTCTACATGCCCTCCGAGATTGTTGGCTCCCCGCCAGCCGAAAAAACCCACCACAAGGACTATCAGGGCCACCAGGCCGAAGCCGCCCATCAATTTTACTCCCAACCTCAAGTTTTTCATGCCTGTCCTCCTGCAATTCCTTTTTTCCCTGCAATAAAGCCAGGGAATGTTTTAACTGAAACCAAAACCTGTTTTACAAACTGTGTGTAAAATATTGTTAAACTGTTCCCGGCAGTACCCGCGTTTAACCAGCAGCCATCTCCCCCAGCCGGGATACATCAAGGATCAGGGCGATGGACCCGTCCCCCAGGATGGTGGCTCCGGAAACTTCCCGGATATGCTGATAAACCCGGCTCAGGTTCTTGATTACTGTCTGCTGCTGTCCCAGAACCTCATCCACCACCAAGCCCATGAGCTTTTCCCCGGTGTCCACCACAACCACCTGCTCGATACTGCCGGCCTCGCCCTGTACCTCAAAAAATTTCCTGAGGCTTATGTATGGAATCAGCTGATCCCTCAGGCGGACAAAGTCCCAATTTGCTTCTCCCCTTTGAGCATTCCCTTCAAGCTCTATGCATTCGCCCACTACGCTCAGAGGGATAATGAAGTGCTGCTCCCCCACCCTGACCTGCAGCCCGTCTATAATGGCCAGAGTCAGGGGCAGGCTGATCCTTATTGTGCTGCCCTCCCCGGGAATGCTTTCCGCATCAACAGACCCGCGCAGGGCGGAAATATTCTTCCTGACCACGTCCATGCCCACCCCCCGGCCGGAGATATCGCTTATCTCTGTGGAGGTGGAAAACCCCGGCTGAAAAATGAGATTTAAAAGCTCTCTCTGGCCGAGTTCGTCACCTTGGGAGATAATGCCTTTTTCCAGGGCCTTGGCTTTTATTCTTTCCGAATCCATTCCCCGCCCGTCGTCACTTATGGTAAGAATTACATTCCCTCCGGACTGGGCTGCGGAAAAAGTGATTGTCCCCTGCCTGGGTTTACCCAGCTTCGCCCGTTCCTCCGGGGACTCTATGCCGTGGTCGATGCTGTTGCGCAGAAGATGCACCAGGGGGTCGTTGATGCGCTCTATGACCGTCTTGTCCAGTTCTGTGTCCGCTCCTTCCGTGACCAGCTCGATCTCCTTGCCCTTCTGGGAGCAAAGATCCCGGACCACCCTGCGGAACTTACCGAAACTGGAACCGATGGGCAGCATGCGGATACCCAGGGTGTTGTCTCTGAGCTCGTCCGAGAGGCGCTCGATTTCTTCGGCAATGGACCGCAGGGCCATGTTGCCGTCATCCCCCACCATCCTGGAGAGCTTGGACTGGGCTATGACCAGCTCTCCCACCAGATTTACCAGTTCATCCAGCTTTAAGGCGGGCACCCTTACACTGGATGCAGACACGTCTTTACTGCAGTCCTCCTGTACTCTGCGCATGGTCTGTTGCTCGGCCAGGGCAGATTCAACCTGAGTCCGGCTCACGAGCCCTGCCTGCACCAGAAGTTCGCCTACCCGTTTCTGGGAGCCAAGGGCGGCTTCAAGATCCTGCCGGCTCAAGTCACCACGTTCTGTAAGAATCTCTCCCAGCTTGCGGTAACCTTCCTCCTGCCCGTAACCAGATACATGATCGACAATCTGGATACTCAGCTCGCTGTCCTCTTCCACAAAGATAAACACATCATGGATGGCGTTCTTGCCCTGGGTGGTAATGAGAATAACATCCCACCAGACAAAGCATTTTTCCGGATCCAGCTTCTCCAGGGCAGGAATATCCTCGCTGTGGGCAATCACGTAGGCCTGCCCCAGCTCCCGCAGCTCGTCCAGAAGCATCATGGGGTCCGTGCCCATGGCAAGAATATTTTGATCCGGCTTGAAGCGGATGCGGTAGGCAAGGTTCTCCCGGGAGGTCTGAGATTGTTTCTCCTGCTTTGGAGATTCCCCGGCTTCCTGTTTTTTCACGGGCAAAAGCTCGCGCACCGACTCCAGGATTTCCTGAACTCCCTGAGAATCTTTGGCTGCAGAGTCCTGCAGCATGAGCTGTATCTGATCCTTGGCCCGGAAGGTCAGGTCCAGCAGTTCTTTGCTTACCGCCATTTCACCGCAGCGCACCAGTTCAAATGCGTTTTCCACTTCGTGGGTGAAATCAGCGACTTCCTCGAAACCGAACATGGAGCCGGAGCCCTTGATGGTGTGCAGGGCCCTGAAAACCCGGTTTATAAGCTCCGGCTCACTTGGGGCGTTGTCCAGTTCCAGAAGCGCAGCCTCAAGCTCGGGCAAAAGATCCCCGGCTTCTTCAAGAAAAGCCTGCTGCATCTGTTCTTTGTCGGACATCATCTGAGAATTCATGGCTTCTTCCTATTTGAGCAGTTTCTGGACTACGGACAGAATCTGCGGGGGCTTGAAAGGCTTTACTATCCACCCGGATGCTCCGGCTTTTTTGCCTTCCTGCTTTTTCTCGTCCTGGGATTCCGTGGTGAGCATGACTATGGGGATAAACTTGTACCCCGAGGTGGCCCGGACATTTTTAATGAGCTCAATACCGTCCATGTTGGGCATGTTCAGGTCCGTGATGATCATGTCCACCTGCCCCTGAAGCTTTTGCAAGGCGTCCTTGCCGTCCGCGGCCTCCACCACAGAATACCCGGCATCCTTGAGGGTAAAGCTGACCATCTGGCGTACGCTGGATGAATCATCCACCGTCATTATCGTCTTACCCATTTACGCCTACCTCCTTGAACAGACATTCTTCCCGGCCGAAGAGGCATACCTGGCCGAAACCTCCTGATTTCCAGGTCTCCATGACAGGCTCCGAAGGAAGCCCGGACAGCCTGATGCATTTTTCCCTGGCTGCAAAAGACTGGTGGGCGGCGCAGATAATCTGCATCAGGGATATGTCCGACTTCTCCACCTCCGATAGATCCAGAGCCAGGCTCTGGGCGGTTTCCAGGGCCTGGGAAAAAAGCTGCAGAACTTCTGTGGCATTCTGCACACTGCAGTCGCCTGTCAGCTTCAAAATCTGAATGTCATTTTGTTGCATGCTGTTATTCATGGGACCTCCTTAAAAAAGCTCCACATTATCTCCAAATTCGTCTTCACCTTCCGTGTCTGTAAACAGTTCCGGCTCATGAGCCTCTGCAGCCTCCTGGCCATGGCCCTGTTCTTCCTGGCCCTGCCCGGTAAAATCCCTGTATACGCTGCGCTCGGACTCCATGGTGTAGCGATGCAGTATATTGCTCAGACGCTGGGAATACCTTTCACCGGATTCAACAGGCGGCACGTGCTCCTGGATCTGCTGCTCAACTTCCTGCAGGTCTTTTATGATGCCGCTTATTTCCTCCTGGACTTCGAACTGCATATCCAGCTTTTTCTGAATTTTTGTAGACAATTTGAGCAGCTTTGACGTCTCTTCTCGAAGATTCCGGTTAAGGGCCGTCACCTCGGTATTTACTCCGGACATGCGGTTGACTACCTGTCCCAGGATGCTGCAGAGCCTGGCCTCATTTTGTGATCCGGCCCTGGCCTTTTCTGCATGGGAGCTGAAGTCCCCGGCTACAGACAGAATCTCTTCCAGCACCCCGGAAACCGAGGCCACCACATTCTTGGTATCCCCCGAGAGCCTGTGGATGGCTCCGGCCAGAACCCCCAGGGGCTTGCCCCCCTCCCCGGTATGGGCTGATTTGACGCTGGCATTCAGGGCGATAAGTGCTATTTCTTCTCCAATATCCTCCAGCGTATCCATAAGACTCTGCATGCCTTCCAGATCAGAGGACATGGACTCTAGACGTCTGATTACGTCTTCGAAGTCTGAGGTGGATTTCTCAAGCACCGGAATCAGACTGGATGCATCCTGTTCCAGTCCGGCCAGCACCCCCTGGCCGCTGCCGGAATCCAGGCCGGTAAATCCCTGCATGTCCGCTTCCTGTTCCTGGACATAGTCACCTATGCCGCCCAGGCTCTGCCTTATACTGTCCATGGCCTTTCCCAGGCCGCTCCGGGTGGATTCCATCTGGCGGGACTGCAGGGAGCATACATCTCCCAGCCACCTTATCATGTCCTGAACCTGGTCTTCCTCCCTCTGCTCCCCCTGGAAAACATCCCGGGCCTCGTCCAGGCTCTGATAGACGTGTTCCACCTGCTGCCGGGTAATGTCGTGAAATTGTACCGAGGAAATTATCTCCCCCACCATCTCTTTTATGCTTTCCGCCCTGCCGGCGATGGAGCCTGAGAGCCTCTCGGAGGATTTCTGCATTTCCTGAAGCTGCCTGCTTTTTTCGTGAACACCCTCCAGCAGAGGCGTAATCTCCCTGGAATGCAGGTTATGCGCTGAATTCACGCTGACCTGCAGACTCTGCACCTCGTTTTGCAGTCCCCGGATCCTTTCCGTGGCATCCCTGGAATACTCTTCAGTCTTGTAACCCAGGTTCTCCACCTCCTGGGCCAGGGTGACGAAATGCCTGCCCTGCTCTCCCATCCGGGCGCTTTCGATCCTGATGGACATGGCCAGCACCCTTAAGTGTTTGAGCATGGGCCGGAAATGCTGCATCTCCTTGTGCAGTTTTCCCACAGCCACCCCCAGATCGCTGCACCTGTTCATGGTCTTTTCCAGGTTCGTATCTTCAGACTGTCCCTGGATCTCTTTTAGTGAACTGTCTAACTCTTCCATGGCCTCTTTTAAGGCGCTTCCCGAGGCCTTCTCCCCGAGTTCCAGAGCTGTCGCCGAAAGGTCCCTGGACCTGTAGTACAGGTCCTGCACTCCCTGGCCTATCTCCAGGAACTCGTTCTCCCTGCCGGCTATCACCCGGCTCAGTTCACTGCTGATCCTGCTCAGCCTGTCAAGCCACTGCCATACTGGATAGTCGTTGAAAGCCTGCGTCATACTGTTTTCCGGCTGAAATTCCTGCTCTGTCATTATACTTTGCATGTGTAGGATCCTTAGATTACGCCAGAAAGATCTGCGCCGAAGCTTACTGGGTTTTCTTATTCAACACCTGTGCCAGAACCCCTGAAAGACAAATATTACTAAATTTCAATATGTTATCTCATCAAATAATTTTAAGAAGAATAAAAAAGGCGGGGTTTTTCAAATAAAATTTGAACATTTTCAACTTTGATTTGAACAGCGAAGCAGATCATCTGAGTTTGTACTTGTTTATGAGGCTGTATACCCTGGACTGGGTGAGATTGGCCAGACGGGCCATTTCCTTGATCCGCCCACCGGTATGGGCGTACAGATCATGAAAATACCTTTCTTCAGCGGCTTCGACCACCTGGGTTTTAAAGGTTTTCCATTCCGGGATATCGCTTTGTCCCAAGGGAGAAAAATCGGAGCTTAAAACGCCTTTGTCCTCCTGCTGTCCGGACAGGGAGTCCTTGAGCAGGGATACCCGCAGGTGCAAAGGAAGGTGCCTGCGGTGCAGCATGGGCTCATCCTGGGCGGCGGCTGCGGCCTGTTCCAGAGCGTTTTTCAGCTCGCGCACATTTCCGGGCCATTCATAGGCGGAGAAGATCTCCAGCACTTCCGGATACATTTCCTTGGGCGATGCCTTCAGCTGGCCTGCTGTTTCTTCAAGAAAATGGGTGCAGAGTTCCGGAATATCCTCCCTTCGTTCGCGCAGAGGGGGCAAAGTACACTTTTGCATCCTGATCCTGTACAGTAGGTCCTGGCGGAACTCGCCTCTTTGGGCCATGGCCTCCAGGTCCCTGTTGGTGGCGCACACCAGCCTGAAATCACTGTATACTTCCCTGGATGCCCCCACAGGCCTGAACTTTTTTTCCTCCAGAACCCGCAGAAACTTTTTCTGCATATCCAGGTCCAGCTCGCCGATTTCGTCAAGAAAAAGGGTGCCTTTGTTGCTCAGGGCCACCAGGCCGCTGAAATTGTCGCTGGCCCCGGTAAAAGCACCGCGAACATGCCCGAACAGGGTGCTCTCCATCACCCCCCTGGAAAGGGCCGAGCAGTCCACTACCACAAAATCATGCCCTGCCCTGGGGCTGTTGTCATGTACGGCTTTGGCAAAGAGTTCCTTGCCGGTGCCGGTCTCGCCGAAGATAAGCAGGCTGTTGCCCGTAGCCGCCGCCTGACTCAGATCCTGCAGACATCTGACCAGGGCCGAACAGCTGCCCACTATACCGGATCGTTTGATAAGCCCCTCCCTGGACCTTCTAAGCCGGGCTTCCCTGTACTCCAGGGCCCGGACCAGGGTCAGGGTGACTTCTGCAATGGAGGCGGGTTTTTCCAGGAAGTCAAAGGCGCCCTTGTTCAGGGCCAGTTCAGCTCCGGCAGGATCTCCTTTTCCGGTGATGATTATCACTTCTGGGAAGGACATAAGTTCCTGAAACCAGGTCAGGGCATCAAGGCCGTGTCCATCCGGCAGGCTCAAATCCAGGAACACGGCTTCACAGTTGAAGGAACCGGCTGTATCCATGGCTATTTGCAGCGTACCGGCACTGCGGGCTTCATGTCCCGCGCTCTTTACTGCACCTGCAAGGACCTGGCGGACATCGGGATCATCGTCTATTATCAAAACATTAGCCATAGGGATTTAGACTAATAACACTTAAGATCAATAGCAAGAGGTTTATGCGCACAACCGGCCGGCATTATTCAGGCATCTGCCACCGGTTGTGCTCTTAAGGCGGGAAGAATTCAGATAGGATTTGCTCAGGTTGAAAAAACAGTTCTGCCAGAAGCTGCATCAGGGCTGATGACACCCTATACAGGATGTAGGGGCATTTTCCTCGTCCCTGTGACACCAGTCCATGCACATCTCGTGATAAGCATCCTCGAAATAAAAGATATCTCCCTGCATGCGGGTGCCGGCCATGATGACATCTTCCACCGGTTCGTTTTCATACATGTCATGGCATCCGGATTCCATGCAGCCCATATGGGTGTCGCCGGTATGGTGGCAGTACTCGCAGTCGTAATCAAAATGCACATCATGGGAAAAGGGCACCGGCGCAAGCCTCTTCTCTCCATACTTTTCCTCGTACTCCACAGGAGGATAGAGCATCATATCCTCGGGATAATAACCCTCGTGCTGATAGGTCAGCCCTGCGTACAGGGTGGGCAGGGCCAGAAACCCCAGCACAAAAATAATTAAAACTCCGACAACCAAAGACCTCTTCATCACCGCTACCTCCTTGACTTTAGACATTGTTACGTAAAGAACAATGTCTAATAACTAAGTCAAGAACACTTGAAATGTCAAACAAATCTATTGTTTTTCCTGCCCCCGGAAAACAAGAAAAAAACAGCAGGGACAGACCCTGTGTCTCGCCTGGCATCCCCGCACATCACAAGAAAAGGGCTTTGAAACACAGTGGGCATCATATAATCCTGTAAAGCGGCCCGCCCCGGGCTCCCAGTTCATCCACCCTTTTCTCCACCTGGGGATCCGGCTCCAGCACCGGGGGATGATAAGTCTTCAGCCTGGCGTCAATAACAATGCCCTTTTCAGCGCCCCAGTGCTTGCAGTGTACAAAAGCCCCCATTCCGTAAGTGTCCGTGGCCGGGTCCGAACGGGTGAAAACCGCCCACAGGAAATTGTCCCAGCACCGGGTGACAAAGTCGCTGTCGTCCACAACCACCACCAGGGGGAACTCCTGCATCCCCGGGGCATTGTTCAGCCTTTCCCCCAGCTTTTCCACTTCCGGGTCATGAGTATCGCGTTCCTGGGTGCTCCGGGGACCCTGCACAGCCATAATACCCGGGGCCATGAAGCGCGGGCGCGAAAATTCACCCAGGGGCAGATCCCGGGGAAGCTTCATGCCCAGTCTTCTTTTGACCTCGCCGGCAGCGGCCATGATGAGTTTGGAGCCCTGGTTCAGGCTTATGCCGGAGTAATCCAGGGTATCCATGGTGGTCCTGGTGATGAAATGCAGGTCCCGGGCAAAATCCATGCGCTGCAGCACATGCTGCAGAAAGCGCGGAATATGCCTGGCCGACAGTCCAGGATCATCCTCTAAGGCCGCGATGACCAGGTACTTGGCCAGGGAGGTCTGGCTCTGTCCCAGAAGATTCATGGCATTGGTCAATAGCTCCTGGGGCTGTCTCTGCCGGGCGAAGGGCACGTAGCTTTCCCGTCCCACAGCCAGGAGCAGGGGGTGAACCCCTGCAGCGTCTACTGCATGTACCTCGCGCACCCCGCTGAAGACCGTGGGTATGAGCTGGGCTGTAAGTTCATGAATAAGATCACCGAAGACTGTATCTTCCTGGGGCGGGCGGCCTACAGTGGTAAAGGGCCAAACCGCGTCCACCCGGTGGTGCACCTTTTCCACCCTGAGCACGGGAAAATCGTGGCGCAGGCTGTAATAGCCCAGGTGATCCCCGAATGGACCTTCAGGCAGTTCCCTGCCGGGGACAATGCGGCCCGAAATACAG contains these protein-coding regions:
- a CDS encoding methyl-accepting chemotaxis protein, producing the protein MQSIMTEQEFQPENSMTQAFNDYPVWQWLDRLSRISSELSRVIAGRENEFLEIGQGVQDLYYRSRDLSATALELGEKASGSALKEAMEELDSSLKEIQGQSEDTNLEKTMNRCSDLGVAVGKLHKEMQHFRPMLKHLRVLAMSIRIESARMGEQGRHFVTLAQEVENLGYKTEEYSRDATERIRGLQNEVQSLQVSVNSAHNLHSREITPLLEGVHEKSRQLQEMQKSSERLSGSIAGRAESIKEMVGEIISSVQFHDITRQQVEHVYQSLDEARDVFQGEQREEDQVQDMIRWLGDVCSLQSRQMESTRSGLGKAMDSIRQSLGGIGDYVQEQEADMQGFTGLDSGSGQGVLAGLEQDASSLIPVLEKSTSDFEDVIRRLESMSSDLEGMQSLMDTLEDIGEEIALIALNASVKSAHTGEGGKPLGVLAGAIHRLSGDTKNVVASVSGVLEEILSVAGDFSSHAEKARAGSQNEARLCSILGQVVNRMSGVNTEVTALNRNLREETSKLLKLSTKIQKKLDMQFEVQEEISGIIKDLQEVEQQIQEHVPPVESGERYSQRLSNILHRYTMESERSVYRDFTGQGQEEQGHGQEAAEAHEPELFTDTEGEDEFGDNVELF
- a CDS encoding response regulator, with translation MGKTIMTVDDSSSVRQMVSFTLKDAGYSVVEAADGKDALQKLQGQVDMIITDLNMPNMDGIELIKNVRATSGYKFIPIVMLTTESQDEKKQEGKKAGASGWIVKPFKPPQILSVVQKLLK
- a CDS encoding UbiD family decarboxylase, whose protein sequence is MGYTNMRHCLEDLEARGDLVRISTEVDPYLEAGAIQRRVFQNKGPALLFTNVKNTTFPMAGNVFGTMQRARYIFRDTLDTLDRLFKLKIDPLLFFKAPWKYLDVLPMLARTMPKRVSQGPISRGETTIERLPQLVSWPMDGGAYVTLPQVYSENPARPGIMQSNLGMYRVQLTGNDFRTNREVGLHYQIHRGIGYHHKLALEAGEPLRVNVFVGGPPAMTLAAVMPLPENVPEVVFAGSLGGHRIKMVQAANGLPMPAEADFCISGRIVPGRELPEGPFGDHLGYYSLRHDFPVLRVEKVHHRVDAVWPFTTVGRPPQEDTVFGDLIHELTAQLIPTVFSGVREVHAVDAAGVHPLLLAVGRESYVPFARQRQPQELLTNAMNLLGQSQTSLAKYLVIAALEDDPGLSARHIPRFLQHVLQRMDFARDLHFITRTTMDTLDYSGISLNQGSKLIMAAAGEVKRRLGMKLPRDLPLGEFSRPRFMAPGIMAVQGPRSTQERDTHDPEVEKLGERLNNAPGMQEFPLVVVVDDSDFVTRCWDNFLWAVFTRSDPATDTYGMGAFVHCKHWGAEKGIVIDARLKTYHPPVLEPDPQVEKRVDELGARGGPLYRII
- a CDS encoding sigma-54-dependent transcriptional regulator, yielding MANVLIIDDDPDVRQVLAGAVKSAGHEARSAGTLQIAMDTAGSFNCEAVFLDLSLPDGHGLDALTWFQELMSFPEVIIITGKGDPAGAELALNKGAFDFLEKPASIAEVTLTLVRALEYREARLRRSREGLIKRSGIVGSCSALVRCLQDLSQAAATGNSLLIFGETGTGKELFAKAVHDNSPRAGHDFVVVDCSALSRGVMESTLFGHVRGAFTGASDNFSGLVALSNKGTLFLDEIGELDLDMQKKFLRVLEEKKFRPVGASREVYSDFRLVCATNRDLEAMAQRGEFRQDLLYRIRMQKCTLPPLRERREDIPELCTHFLEETAGQLKASPKEMYPEVLEIFSAYEWPGNVRELKNALEQAAAAAQDEPMLHRRHLPLHLRVSLLKDSLSGQQEDKGVLSSDFSPLGQSDIPEWKTFKTQVVEAAEERYFHDLYAHTGGRIKEMARLANLTQSRVYSLINKYKLR
- a CDS encoding cytochrome c3 family protein, with protein sequence MKRSLVVGVLIIFVLGFLALPTLYAGLTYQHEGYYPEDMMLYPPVEYEEKYGEKRLAPVPFSHDVHFDYDCEYCHHTGDTHMGCMESGCHDMYENEPVEDVIMAGTRMQGDIFYFEDAYHEMCMDWCHRDEENAPTSCIGCHQP
- a CDS encoding chemotaxis protein CheA codes for the protein MNSQMMSDKEQMQQAFLEEAGDLLPELEAALLELDNAPSEPELINRVFRALHTIKGSGSMFGFEEVADFTHEVENAFELVRCGEMAVSKELLDLTFRAKDQIQLMLQDSAAKDSQGVQEILESVRELLPVKKQEAGESPKQEKQSQTSRENLAYRIRFKPDQNILAMGTDPMMLLDELRELGQAYVIAHSEDIPALEKLDPEKCFVWWDVILITTQGKNAIHDVFIFVEEDSELSIQIVDHVSGYGQEEGYRKLGEILTERGDLSRQDLEAALGSQKRVGELLVQAGLVSRTQVESALAEQQTMRRVQEDCSKDVSASSVRVPALKLDELVNLVGELVIAQSKLSRMVGDDGNMALRSIAEEIERLSDELRDNTLGIRMLPIGSSFGKFRRVVRDLCSQKGKEIELVTEGADTELDKTVIERINDPLVHLLRNSIDHGIESPEERAKLGKPRQGTITFSAAQSGGNVILTISDDGRGMDSERIKAKALEKGIISQGDELGQRELLNLIFQPGFSTSTEISDISGRGVGMDVVRKNISALRGSVDAESIPGEGSTIRISLPLTLAIIDGLQVRVGEQHFIIPLSVVGECIELEGNAQRGEANWDFVRLRDQLIPYISLRKFFEVQGEAGSIEQVVVVDTGEKLMGLVVDEVLGQQQTVIKNLSRVYQHIREVSGATILGDGSIALILDVSRLGEMAAG
- a CDS encoding STAS domain-containing protein; translated protein: MNNSMQQNDIQILKLTGDCSVQNATEVLQLFSQALETAQSLALDLSEVEKSDISLMQIICAAHQSFAAREKCIRLSGLPSEPVMETWKSGGFGQVCLFGREECLFKEVGVNG